The Pimelobacter simplex genomic sequence CGTTGCGATGTTCGGTGCGACGTTCGTGTTCCCGCTCGTCATGGGCCTGGACCCGAACCTGGCCATCATGTTCTCGGGTGTCTGCACGATCGGCTTCCTGCTGATCTGCAGCAACAAGGTTCCCAGCTACCTCGGTACGAGCGCCTCGTTCGTCGCCGGTGTCGCTGCGATCCGCACGCAGGGCGGCGACTCCGCCGACGTGACCGGCGCGATCCTGGTCGCGGGCCTCGTGCTCGCCGCCATCGGTGTCGCCGTGCACTTCGCGGGTGCCGGCCTGATCCACAAGATCCTGCCGCCGGCCGTGACCGGTGCCGTGGTCATGCTCATCGGCTTCAACCTGGCGCCGGTCGTGGCGGGCGTCTACTGGCCCCAGGACCAGTGGATCGCGCTCATCACCGCAGGCTTCCTCGTCGTCGCCTCGGTGCTGCTCCCGGGCTTCTGGTCCCGGATCGCGGTCTTCCTGGCGCTGATCTTCGGCTTCATCGTCTCGATCTTCGCCGACAAGGTGTTCGGCCAGATCACCTCGGTCCTCGGCGGCGCCACCGAGGCCACCGCCCACGACCGCGTCACGTGGGACGGCGTCAAGGCGGCCGACTGGATCGGCTTCCCGAGCGGCAAGCTCACCGACGGCGTCAACGTCATCCACGGCCCGAGCTTCTCGATGACCTTCATCCTCCTCGTGCTGCCGGGCGTCATCGCGCTCATCGCGGAGAACACCGGTCACGTCAAGGCCGTCGCCGAGATGACCGGCGACAACCTCGACCCCTACATGGGTCGTGCCATCGGTGCCGACGGTCTGGCCACCGCGTTCGCCAGCGCCTTCGGCGGCTCGCCGACGACGACGTACGCCGAGAACATCGGCGTCATGGGTGCCACCAAGGTCTACTCGACCGCCGCCTACTACGTGGCCGGCATCGTGGCGATCCTGCTGGGTCTGAGCCCGAAGTTCGGTGCCATCGTCAACGCCACCCCGGGTGGTGTGCTCGGCGGCATCACGGTCGTGCTCTACGGCATGATCGGCCTCGTCGGCGCGAAGATCTGGGTCGAGAACAACGTCGACTTCGGTGACCCGGTCAACATGGTCGGCCTGTCGGCCGGTCTGATCGCCGGCATCGGCGGCGTCACGCTCAAGATCACCGACGACTTCCAGCTCGGTGGCATCGCGCTCGGCACGATCCTCGTCATCGTGTTCTTCCATGCAGTCAACCGCCGCAAGGCGGAGCTCGGATCAGGAGAGGTGACCAAGAGGCTGTGAAGCCCGCACCGTTCGACTACGTCCGGCCGGGGTCCCTGGAGGAAGCCCTCCAGGCCCTGGCCGAGCACCCGGAAGCAAAGGTCCTCGCTGGAGGCCAGAGCCTCGTGCCGCTGCTCTCGATGCGGCTCGCGGCCCCGGCCGTCCTGGTTGACATCAACGAGCTGCCGGATCTCGACCACGTCAGGGTCGGCGCCGACGGCGTCCGGGTGGGAGCACTCGCCCGGCACGCCCAGGTGCTCGCCGACCCCGACGTGGCCCGGGTCCAGCCGCTGGTGACGAAGGCCCTGGCCAACGTCGCCCACGCGACCATCCGCAACCGCGGGACGACGGTCGGCTCGCTGGTCCACGCGGACGCCGCGGCGGAGATGCCCATGGTGCTCCGCCTGCTCGACGGCTCCGTCGACGTGGTCGGACCTTCCGGACGTCGGACGATCCCGGTCGACGAGCTCTACGTCGGCCCCCTCGAGTCGAGCCTGCACCACGACGAGATCGCCGTGGAGGCGTTCTTCCCGGCCCTCGCGGCCGGCAGCGGTGTGGCGTTCGAGGAGATCGCCCGCCGCCACGGCGACTACGCCATGTGCGGCGTGGCCGCCGTGGTCGCGGTCGACGGCGGCCGGATCACCTCGGCCAAGGCCGGCTACCTCTCGGTCTCCGACATCCCGGTGGTGGTCGACCTGACCGAGGCCCTCGGCGGCGTCGTCGACAACCCGTCGCTCGCCGCGGCCGCGGAGGTCGCGCTCGCCGAGCTCGACCCCGAGACCGACATCCACGCGACGGCGGACTACCGCGCGCACCTGGTCCGGGTACTGACCGCGCGGGTCGTGAGCGCCGCGTACGACGATGCCCGCGCCCGGGCGGAGGGAGCAGCGTGACCGAGAAGACCCACGAGATCCGGCTCAACGTCAACGGCACCGACCACGACGTCGAGGTGCCCGCGCGCCGCCTGCTCTCCGACGCCCTGCGTCACGACATCGGCCTGACCGGCACCCACGTCGGCTGCGAGCACGGCGTCTGCGGCGCCTGCACGGTGCTCGTCGACGGCCAGCCCATGCGCAGCTGCCTCATGTTCGCGGTCTCGGCCGCGGGCCACGAGGTCACCACGGTCGAGGGGCTGGAGAACCCGGACGGCTCGCTCGGCCCCGTCCAGCAGGCGTTCCGCGAGTGCCACGGCCTCCAGTGCGGCTTCTGCACGCCGGGCTTCCTGACCACGATCACCGCCGGCATTGCCGAGAACCCCGAGCCCACCGAGGACGAGGCCCGCGACATGGTCGCCGGCAACCTCTGCCGCTGCACGGGCTACCAGAACATCGTCAAGGCGGTCTGCCGGGCAGCCGAGCTGGCCCGCGAGAGCGAGGACGAGCAGTGACCACCAAGATGATGGGCGCCAAGGTCCAGCGCGTCGAGGACGAGCGGCTGGTCCGCGGCACCGGGCGCTACGTCGACGACGTGGCGCTCGACGCGCTCCACACCGCCGTCCTGCGCAGCCCCCACGCCCACGCCCGCATCCTGTCGATCGACGTCGACGCCGTCCTCGACCTCGACGGCATCCACGCCGTGTGGACCTACGACGACCTCGAGGGCGCGATGGCCGAGCCGCTGCCGCTGCTCATCCCGCACCCCACGCTGACCCACGGCCGCACGCAGTACGCGCTGGCCAAGGACGAGGTCAACTACGTCGGCGAGGCGATCGCCCTGGTCGTCGCCGACGACCGCTACCTGGCCGAGGACGCCCTCGCCCTCATCGCCGTCGAGTACGAGCTGCTGCCCGCCGTCGTCGGCGTCGAGACCGCGCGCGACGGCGCGAACCTGGTCCACGACGACGTCCCCGGCAACGTGGCCGCCCGCATGGAGCAGTCCAACGGCGACGCCGCCGCGGCCATCGCCGCCGCGCCCCACACGCTCTCCCTCGACCTCAAGATCGAGCGCAGCGCCTGCATGCCCATGGAGGGCCGCGGCACCGTCGCGCGCTGGGACCCCGACCAGAACCGGCTCCAGGTCTGGACGTCGACCCAGACCTCCACCGGCGTCCGGGCCGCGATCGCCGCCAAGCTCGGCCTCGACCTCGGTCAGGTCGACGTCATCACGCCCGACGTGGGCGGTGGCTTCGGCGTCAAGATCGTGCACCCCTGGCCCGAGGAGCTCCTCGTCCCGCTGGCCGCGCAGAAGCTCGGCCGCGCGGTGAAGTTCACCGAGGACCGCCGCGAGCACTTCATCTCCTCGGCCCACGAGCGCGCCCAGGTGCACCACGTCGAGGTCGGCTTCGACGACGAGGGCCGGGTCCTCGGGCTCGACGTGCGCTTCTGGCACGACCACGGCGCCTACACGCCCTACGGCCTGATCGTCCCGATCATCACCTCGACCCAGCTGCTCG encodes the following:
- a CDS encoding uracil-xanthine permease family protein, which translates into the protein MSMFKWEVVDPAPGEPVAPHQRLPWGRTIGLGAQHVVAMFGATFVFPLVMGLDPNLAIMFSGVCTIGFLLICSNKVPSYLGTSASFVAGVAAIRTQGGDSADVTGAILVAGLVLAAIGVAVHFAGAGLIHKILPPAVTGAVVMLIGFNLAPVVAGVYWPQDQWIALITAGFLVVASVLLPGFWSRIAVFLALIFGFIVSIFADKVFGQITSVLGGATEATAHDRVTWDGVKAADWIGFPSGKLTDGVNVIHGPSFSMTFILLVLPGVIALIAENTGHVKAVAEMTGDNLDPYMGRAIGADGLATAFASAFGGSPTTTYAENIGVMGATKVYSTAAYYVAGIVAILLGLSPKFGAIVNATPGGVLGGITVVLYGMIGLVGAKIWVENNVDFGDPVNMVGLSAGLIAGIGGVTLKITDDFQLGGIALGTILVIVFFHAVNRRKAELGSGEVTKRL
- a CDS encoding FAD binding domain-containing protein, which codes for MKPAPFDYVRPGSLEEALQALAEHPEAKVLAGGQSLVPLLSMRLAAPAVLVDINELPDLDHVRVGADGVRVGALARHAQVLADPDVARVQPLVTKALANVAHATIRNRGTTVGSLVHADAAAEMPMVLRLLDGSVDVVGPSGRRTIPVDELYVGPLESSLHHDEIAVEAFFPALAAGSGVAFEEIARRHGDYAMCGVAAVVAVDGGRITSAKAGYLSVSDIPVVVDLTEALGGVVDNPSLAAAAEVALAELDPETDIHATADYRAHLVRVLTARVVSAAYDDARARAEGAA
- a CDS encoding (2Fe-2S)-binding protein, with protein sequence MTEKTHEIRLNVNGTDHDVEVPARRLLSDALRHDIGLTGTHVGCEHGVCGACTVLVDGQPMRSCLMFAVSAAGHEVTTVEGLENPDGSLGPVQQAFRECHGLQCGFCTPGFLTTITAGIAENPEPTEDEARDMVAGNLCRCTGYQNIVKAVCRAAELARESEDEQ